From the genome of Pseudomonas sp. gcc21, one region includes:
- a CDS encoding acetyltransferase, whose protein sequence is MSGTLLVLGAGGHGKSVAEAALLDGQWDQVLFLDDAWPDVTEALGFDVLGKVADVAQVAERCQGAIAAVGNNAVREQWIGLIEGAGVELVSVVHPKAWVSPSAVVGAGTAVMAGAVVGTVVEVGKGVIINANATVDHDVVMEELSHIGVGVQLAGGVRVGARAWLQAGGSCGYGVVVEAGVVLGAGTVLG, encoded by the coding sequence ATGAGCGGCACCTTGCTGGTGTTGGGAGCAGGTGGCCATGGTAAATCTGTGGCCGAGGCTGCGTTATTGGATGGGCAGTGGGATCAGGTGCTGTTTCTGGATGATGCCTGGCCGGATGTGACTGAGGCTTTGGGTTTTGACGTACTGGGTAAGGTTGCGGATGTTGCTCAGGTTGCTGAGCGTTGTCAGGGCGCGATCGCTGCGGTAGGGAACAACGCGGTGCGGGAGCAATGGATTGGTTTGATTGAGGGTGCAGGGGTTGAGCTGGTTTCTGTTGTGCATCCCAAGGCTTGGGTAAGTCCTAGTGCAGTCGTCGGAGCAGGTACTGCTGTGATGGCTGGTGCTGTCGTGGGCACGGTTGTTGAGGTGGGTAAGGGCGTGATTATTAATGCCAACGCGACGGTGGACCATGATGTGGTGATGGAAGAGCTATCGCATATTGGGGTGGGTGTGCAGCTCGCTGGCGGTGTGCGTGTCGGTGCCCGGGCTTGGTTGCAGGCTGGTGGTAGCTGCGGGTACGGCGTTGTGGTGGAGGCTGGGGTGGTGTTGGGGGCGGGAACGGTGTTGGGGTAG